The region TCCGGATCGGGCCAGCCGATAAGGAGCCGCACCTCCAGCGCGCCCGATACGGCGGAGTCCAGGTCGCGTACCGGTGAGATGCCCAGCAGATGCGTCATGCTCTGGGCATCGATATACACACTGTCGGGAGCATCCTGCACCCGCTGGGGAAGATTGGCAGCGTAGTCGCGCGATAGCCGGTGCAGCGCCATAAATTCCTCGTCGGCCATCTCCAGGAGCCCCGACAGACGGTTGAAGCGCCTGCGGACCTCGCGCGGTACCGCCTCCCGGTTCTTGTAGCCCAGGTCATGCTCGATCTCGGCCCAGGCATGCTGCAGGATGCTGCGGATCTGCACCTCGAACCGCAGCCCCGGAAGAACCGTACCCTGGCCCGGTGGGACGCGCAGCACGTAATGCACGCCCATATATCCGAAGCGGTCCGGGTCATGCACTTTGCCCTTATCCACGGAATTAGCCCAGTCCACCTCGAAATGGTCTTCGAGCAGCCGTGAGATCAGTGCCACGTCGGATTCGAAATAGGTAATGACGCGCACGCCCACCAGGTCGGTCAGGTCCTCCAGGGTCCGGTAGCGGCCGGGTTTGCGCCGCAGCTTGTCCGCCAGACTGGCTGGCCGTTTAACGCGGGCGGTAAGGTGGTGAATTTTCAGCCCTGCCTGGCTCAGAACGTTTCCCAGCAGGGCAACCACCGCCTCCCGCTGCTGCTCGTAGAGAGGCAGAGCGTTGGTGTAGGCCGTCACCAGCGTATGGTCCATGTTGGTGGCTCCAGCATAGCGGGCTACCTCAGGCGTGGGGGTGTGGCCCTCATTGTGGCGTGCTAAACCCGGATATGCGCCATCATCATCACCTGGCCCTGCTGAGCCTGCTGGGTGCGCTGGGCACCTTGCCCGCGTCACCGGCCCGCGCGCAGAGCGCCAGCGACATTTTTGTCTCCTACCCCGAGTCCGGTCACCGGGTGGCCCACAGTCATGTGATTCTGCAGGGAAGTGTGACTCCGGGAGCCACCCTGACCGTGAGCGGGCAGGCTGTTCCTGTAGGCCCGGACGGACTGTTCATGGCCTGGTGGCCGCTTAGGCCCGGAACCAACGACCTGCGCCTTGTCAGCCGGAGCGGCAGCAAAACTGCCACCCGGACCCTGCGTGTCGTTCGTACGGTGCCGCGAGTCCTGCCGGCGTCTCCCACCGCGATTGATCGGGAAACGCTGACTCCACGTGAAGCTGTGGAGTTCTGGGACCTTGCAGGGGACTCGCCAGCCGAGCGGACCGTGAAGGTCGGGTTCGTCGGTTCTCCGGGTGGGCGGGCCACCTTCAGGATCAACGGAGGCGCTGCGGTTCCCATGCGCGAGGGCACAGCTGGAGCGTACTCCGGAACGTTTGTTTTGCCGGTCCAGGCCCTGCTAAAGGACGCGCCGGTCACGGTCAGCCTGACGGGCCGTGACGGCCGGACGGTGACGGCAACTGCTGCCGGGCGCATCAGTGGTGCTACAGGGGAGACCCGCCTGGGTGTTCAGAACCCCGGAAGCGTGCATGGACTGGCCCTGAACGAAGCCACGACGCTGCTGACAGACCTGGCAGGTGCCCCGTTGCTGTACCCCCGCGACGATATGGCGTTTACGCTTGTGGGCCGTCAGGGGCGAGACTACCGGGTGCGGCTGGCGCCTGGCGTGCCGGCTCTGGTCACCCAGACCCAGGTTCAGGTCTCTCCGGGACCCCTGGCCGTGGGCGCGGGTGGGGCCATACAGCTGGAGGCCCTGCGCTCACCGGTTGGGGAGGGGGCGTCGGTTCCAGCACTGTTCTCGCCTCCACCTTTACAGATCAGTCCGGCCGTACCGGTCCCTGCTGTGATGACTGCGCCCGTGATGACTCGTGCACCCAGGCCGGACCTCACGCTGCGTCTTCCACTGGGCGGCGCCCGGCTGCCGTTTACGGTGACCCAGGACAGCCCTCAGCGGCTGGTACTGACGCTCTACGGGCCACTGGCCACGCCGCTCACTGCCCCTCAGGAGACGGATCCATTGTTGGGAAGTGTGGAAGTGCGCCCGCTCGCACTGGAGGTGACGCGCGTGGTGGTGAATCTGACAACTCCGCAGCTTTGGGGCTTTCACGCTGGATACGACGGCAATGACCTGCAATTAACAGTTCGGCGTCCTCCGGCCCTCAACCCAGCGCGGCCGCTTGAAGGCCGGACCATCACGCTGGATCCCGGACATGGGGGCACCCAGGGAGGAGGGGCTGGTAGCCTGCGCACGCCGGAAAAGGGGTTGGTGCTGCCCATTACCCTGCGTGCCGCTGAGCTGCTGCGTGCGCAGGGCGCCACAGTTCACCTCACCCGCACAGCTGACGTCACCGTGAGCCTGTACGACCGTGGGCTCACTGCGGAAGCCACGGGCAGTGACCTGCTGGTGTCGGTCCACGCCAACGCCCTGCCGGATGGGCGCGACCCGCGCGGTGTGCGTGGTCCGGAGGTGTACTTCACCCATCCTCAGGCCCAGCCGCTGGCAGCGTCGCTTCTGGCTGCCCTGCGCGCGGGCCTGCCGGAGATTGGCCCCGGAGCCGGTCTCAAGCCTGGGGCCAATCTGGCGCTGACCCGGCCCAGCGCCCAGATCAGTGTGCTGGTGGAACTCGCCTACCTGACGGATGCGGGCAACCTGCGCGCCCTGCACAACCCCGAAGCACGGGAACGTTTCGCGCAGGCCATTGCAGGTGGAGTCACAGCGTTTTATACGGGGCAGGCCCGGCGCTGACCCTGTGCCGGGCCCCAGAAGCCAGACTTATATCATTGGTTTGGACAGCGTGTCCAGGTGAAGGTAGACCGTCCCCTGGGGCGCCGGCATCCACGCTGGTCAGATCTGATCTATGCCGTCAACTATGGTGAGTTGCCCGGTACGCCGAGCCGAGCCGGCCAAATTGTCGATGCGTATCTTCTGGTGTGGGGCGAAGTGATTGCTGTCCTGGTGCGGACCAACGACCAGGAGGACAACCTGGAGGTCGCCCGGTCCGGAACAGTCTGGACGGATAAAGAAATCATGCAGGCCGTCTTGTTCCCGAAGAGGTTCTTTCAGACCTCTTTAAGGCGTTAGCCTCGGCGCATGACTTCCGCGCATTCTGGAGCCCTGCGTCCTGTAACTCTGATCACCGGCGCGGCGGGCGGCATTGGCCGTGCTCTGGCCCGGCTGCTGGCCTCCGACCATGACCTGATTCTCAGTGGCCGCACCAGCGGACCGTTGGACACATTGTGCGGCGAACTGGGTGCTACGCCTCTTCTGCTTGACCTGACCCGGCCCGATACCTTTGAGGCGGCTGTCGCTGGGCTGGGACGCGTGACCAATGTGGTGCATAACGCTGGTGTGGTGGACCTGGGTCCAGTCGGCACACAGGCCTATGACGTATGGACCCACACCCTGACCGTCAACACGGTCGCGCCAGCAGAGCTGACCCGGCTACTGCTGCCAGGGCTGCGGGCTGCTCAGGGAACGGTGGTGTTCGTCA is a window of Deinococcus deserti VCD115 DNA encoding:
- a CDS encoding GTP pyrophosphokinase, which encodes MDHTLVTAYTNALPLYEQQREAVVALLGNVLSQAGLKIHHLTARVKRPASLADKLRRKPGRYRTLEDLTDLVGVRVITYFESDVALISRLLEDHFEVDWANSVDKGKVHDPDRFGYMGVHYVLRVPPGQGTVLPGLRFEVQIRSILQHAWAEIEHDLGYKNREAVPREVRRRFNRLSGLLEMADEEFMALHRLSRDYAANLPQRVQDAPDSVYIDAQSMTHLLGISPVRDLDSAVSGALEVRLLIGWPDPDRPQRLAQLLHYVGVHSVGLLQKELRRHEGDIVRFAAMLLPRLRESWLPAGGARPGVSVVHYALLQVCADPALNASDVASLIDIGAPGNIERFVLAVGEAYAELRQTVS
- a CDS encoding N-acetylmuramoyl-L-alanine amidase is translated as MLNPDMRHHHHLALLSLLGALGTLPASPARAQSASDIFVSYPESGHRVAHSHVILQGSVTPGATLTVSGQAVPVGPDGLFMAWWPLRPGTNDLRLVSRSGSKTATRTLRVVRTVPRVLPASPTAIDRETLTPREAVEFWDLAGDSPAERTVKVGFVGSPGGRATFRINGGAAVPMREGTAGAYSGTFVLPVQALLKDAPVTVSLTGRDGRTVTATAAGRISGATGETRLGVQNPGSVHGLALNEATTLLTDLAGAPLLYPRDDMAFTLVGRQGRDYRVRLAPGVPALVTQTQVQVSPGPLAVGAGGAIQLEALRSPVGEGASVPALFSPPPLQISPAVPVPAVMTAPVMTRAPRPDLTLRLPLGGARLPFTVTQDSPQRLVLTLYGPLATPLTAPQETDPLLGSVEVRPLALEVTRVVVNLTTPQLWGFHAGYDGNDLQLTVRRPPALNPARPLEGRTITLDPGHGGTQGGGAGSLRTPEKGLVLPITLRAAELLRAQGATVHLTRTADVTVSLYDRGLTAEATGSDLLVSVHANALPDGRDPRGVRGPEVYFTHPQAQPLAASLLAALRAGLPEIGPGAGLKPGANLALTRPSAQISVLVELAYLTDAGNLRALHNPEARERFAQAIAGGVTAFYTGQARR
- a CDS encoding SDR family oxidoreductase, whose protein sequence is MTSAHSGALRPVTLITGAAGGIGRALARLLASDHDLILSGRTSGPLDTLCGELGATPLLLDLTRPDTFEAAVAGLGRVTNVVHNAGVVDLGPVGTQAYDVWTHTLTVNTVAPAELTRLLLPGLRAAQGTVVFVNSGAGLRANAGWASYAASKHALRALADALRDEEAPHGVRVTSVYPGRTATEMQRRVRTQEGADYQPEVFIQPETVAATIAFVLNAPRDASLTDVTVRPGPRA